The Leucobacter viscericola genome includes a window with the following:
- a CDS encoding RNA polymerase sigma factor, giving the protein MSEANIVLATEEQLTAFFTTSRAGLVNFAVSLTHDRDRSEDIVAEAYVQVVGMIRRGKGPAPEKLESYAKVCIRNEAFRQAKRHSTEVPTPFIEELADEMLEAVSSPDHDGTWDEDAAARAFQSLSARSQSILRLTTIEGCRVTEIATRLGISERAVVSAAFRARQGLRTRYLVEVTKESHTCSDTRIDYLASYAREQISARREGKISAHLQHCASCDQTLRRMRALRLPSLVIIGIAATGGAALTDQAGSAQAAELTPKNQAADVVRRGPAVSARTITGGASIVALLAAAAFLLVFLQPNTGESQAPPQAASQQSPSAGPDQTRPPSDNQADSDASPREASPQTPGTAESTENNQAGLPDGIHSVEWSDTPDNYAAGNTGARLLLSVGFDRSGNPGNYDVLVTLPAGVRLDRASAGCTANGSTVRCDPPDNLVPTDLFKWQFYVDLGDKFSGDLPTAQVVRRAA; this is encoded by the coding sequence GTGTCAGAAGCCAACATTGTGCTTGCTACTGAAGAGCAACTCACCGCGTTTTTTACGACGTCGCGGGCCGGGCTCGTGAACTTTGCCGTGTCACTCACGCACGATCGGGATCGCTCCGAAGACATCGTCGCCGAGGCGTACGTGCAGGTGGTCGGAATGATTCGAAGGGGCAAAGGGCCAGCCCCCGAAAAGCTCGAGTCATACGCCAAGGTGTGCATCAGAAACGAGGCATTCCGTCAGGCAAAACGCCACTCAACCGAGGTCCCCACCCCCTTCATCGAAGAACTCGCGGATGAGATGCTCGAGGCAGTGAGCAGCCCGGATCACGACGGCACGTGGGACGAAGACGCCGCCGCTCGCGCCTTCCAATCGCTGAGCGCTCGGTCGCAGTCGATCCTGCGCCTGACAACAATAGAGGGTTGCCGCGTCACAGAGATTGCAACGCGGCTCGGGATCAGCGAGCGCGCTGTGGTGAGCGCCGCTTTTCGCGCGCGCCAGGGGCTGCGCACCCGGTACCTCGTTGAGGTCACCAAGGAGTCACACACCTGCAGCGACACCCGCATTGATTACCTCGCGAGTTATGCGAGAGAGCAGATCTCAGCGCGACGGGAAGGCAAAATCTCGGCCCACCTGCAGCACTGTGCATCGTGTGACCAGACACTTCGACGCATGCGAGCCCTCAGGCTGCCGTCACTGGTCATCATTGGGATCGCGGCAACCGGCGGGGCTGCGCTGACTGACCAAGCCGGGTCGGCGCAAGCGGCCGAGCTCACGCCCAAGAACCAGGCTGCCGACGTGGTTCGTCGCGGGCCAGCTGTTTCAGCGCGCACCATCACGGGAGGTGCTTCGATCGTGGCACTCCTCGCGGCCGCGGCGTTCCTCCTTGTGTTTCTGCAACCGAACACTGGTGAGTCGCAAGCCCCACCGCAGGCGGCTTCGCAGCAGAGTCCATCAGCAGGCCCTGACCAGACACGACCGCCCAGCGACAACCAAGCTGACTCCGATGCGAGTCCCCGCGAGGCATCACCTCAGACACCTGGCACTGCAGAGTCAACAGAGAACAACCAAGCGGGTCTTCCAGACGGCATCCACAGCGTCGAGTGGAGCGACACTCCTGACAACTACGCAGCCGGAAACACGGGGGCACGCCTGCTGCTCTCCGTCGGGTTTGACCGCTCAGGAAACCCGGGAAACTACGACGTTCTCGTCACCCTTCCGGCCGGAGTACGCCTGGATCGCGCCTCGGCCGGCTGTACAGCAAACGGTTCAACGGTTCGCTGCGATCCGCCCGACAATCTGGTGCCGACTGACCTCTTCAAGTGGCAGTTCTATGTCGATCTCGGCGACAAGTTCTCGGGCGATCTGCCCACAGCGCAGGTCGTCAGACGCGCTGCCTAG
- the trmB gene encoding tRNA (guanosine(46)-N7)-methyltransferase TrmB — protein MQPLTQKNSDSSTFRDKPVSFVRRSGRMTPSQERAWAEHHSKYVIDVPRGLAATSVAEGSTLDLEALYGREAPLVVEVGSGQGHAILHASTEHPEKNFLAVEVFRAGLARTIIRAEAAELTNLRLAEVNAPELLEKGLPAGSVDELWVFFPDPWAKVRHQKRRLVNSDFARIAAQALRPGGMLRLATDWEDYAEQMREVLDAAPDFARDFSGDWAERFDGRVLTAFEQKGAAKGRAIRDLAYRRA, from the coding sequence ATGCAGCCCTTGACACAGAAGAACTCTGATTCGAGCACGTTTCGAGACAAACCGGTGTCGTTTGTGCGTCGAAGCGGTCGGATGACCCCGTCGCAGGAGCGCGCGTGGGCAGAACACCACAGCAAGTACGTGATCGACGTGCCGCGGGGACTTGCCGCGACCAGCGTCGCTGAGGGATCCACGCTCGATCTTGAAGCGCTGTACGGTCGTGAGGCCCCGCTTGTTGTTGAGGTGGGATCTGGTCAGGGGCACGCGATCCTGCACGCATCCACGGAACACCCCGAGAAGAATTTTCTCGCTGTTGAGGTGTTTCGGGCCGGCCTCGCACGCACGATCATTCGCGCGGAGGCTGCGGAGCTGACGAACCTCCGGCTGGCCGAGGTGAATGCTCCCGAGCTCCTTGAGAAAGGATTGCCAGCAGGTTCCGTCGACGAGCTGTGGGTGTTCTTCCCTGACCCGTGGGCAAAGGTGCGGCACCAGAAGCGTCGCCTGGTGAACTCGGATTTTGCGAGGATCGCGGCGCAGGCGTTGCGCCCCGGCGGCATGCTGCGGCTCGCAACCGACTGGGAAGACTACGCCGAGCAGATGCGTGAGGTGCTCGACGCGGCCCCCGATTTTGCGCGCGACTTCTCGGGAGACTGGGCCGAACGATTCGACGGCCGGGTGCTTACCGCCTTCGAACAAAAGGGTGCGGCGAAGGGGCGCGCGATCCGCGATCTCGCTTACCGTCGGGCGTAG
- a CDS encoding DUF11 domain-containing protein, which yields MTAAYSRPKNTRFWAGVCAILVAVAGLNIGTSAAFAADPASLTVSITADTPSAQTGTNASFTIGYSCVGTVPCEGAVIKVPLPQYVDASAPSWGYNWWHTPALTNSPDVASSSVDFDGTAQFTMKASLPAGSTGSLGIRMTPTTQTTPDGATLNVQVNGSGSNLAPSTASAAMTLSAPEHTLSAQLYGSSFFYYLDQDVTFNGYIGLQDPSAVGVEGLDTLSTYKMTLPAGAQFVSAEPAASNVTGNVVTWENLPGNNNSFQPGQRSVSMKVRFPSTVFNDRQNIQILTEGAGTSVSGKPMTVSRNDSFMLETFVEKIQPYLQVSTSSYSYIDNSVARGVPYSFSLYLNNYNSTTAAANAYVAADLPAAFIFTSTYMNAGETLRWKAASGATGSYTASDSEQVTLQTLGLPEDAKLTHVEIDYGALEPVSSRSTGLNGVTTDPAVTSVQLCATATLTSASGTTYPASGCGSYKVVDPFIYASVYLQGPSGSTVYRPGDTVEWNSYIGNGSPGGKALQPVVAFVIPKGTKLADNPVKWGSSEWGCTPTAGYENPTTSVEKNAVDGQDVLTITWPGAPALEPNASLNCGLVISTVVTTAPAGQISAGLYLGDAGGPISTTPFASYVPLDSAASQWDGIVRDDRGVLPGGSANSIAFRGAATAPTGTGASLSSTLSVKGSLDTDFVTAPIVGKTEAGSDVTYRLPISNTGNVALNGVVLYDILPFVGDTGVSAAAASIPRGSQFAPVLQGAVTVPAGFSVEYSESTNPCRPEVNPTAINCVDDWTATPSDFGTVRALKFVQDTGTSLPAGEQATFDWSMQIGQDVPAAQTAFNSVAFSAVREDTGAAFVAEPTPVGVTLSVSDLAVSMTGKTGTPDSEIPLPLTVTNNGPSDSPATVKVTSTPEFPLSIDGATTRDANVPAAAAAPEWNCEAQGDDVTCTSTGPLASGSSATLPLHLTLGADGETGTVSASVTGPVPDPALDNNSTEAEFIAAEEPPIPPTDPPTTPPTNPPTNPPTVPPTGGPGASTGPGATPGTGGLSVTGGAPLWGSVIAGAVLLGVGATLVLLRRRRSSNEPSNAQD from the coding sequence ATGACCGCTGCCTATTCGCGGCCTAAAAACACTCGTTTCTGGGCGGGAGTCTGTGCGATTCTCGTTGCGGTTGCGGGTCTAAATATCGGAACATCGGCGGCGTTCGCGGCCGATCCCGCGTCTCTGACGGTATCCATTACCGCTGATACGCCCAGCGCTCAGACCGGCACCAACGCGAGCTTCACCATCGGATACTCGTGTGTTGGCACGGTCCCCTGTGAGGGAGCGGTCATCAAGGTACCGCTACCGCAGTACGTTGATGCGAGCGCACCTTCCTGGGGATACAACTGGTGGCATACTCCCGCACTCACCAACTCACCCGATGTTGCCTCGTCGAGCGTCGACTTCGACGGAACCGCTCAGTTCACGATGAAGGCGTCCTTGCCCGCGGGTTCTACAGGGTCGTTGGGCATCAGAATGACCCCCACGACACAGACGACACCAGACGGCGCAACCCTGAACGTTCAGGTGAACGGGAGCGGCAGCAATCTGGCGCCCAGCACTGCCAGTGCAGCAATGACCCTCAGCGCTCCCGAACACACGCTGTCGGCTCAGCTCTATGGAAGTAGTTTCTTCTATTACCTGGACCAGGATGTCACTTTCAACGGCTACATTGGGCTTCAGGATCCCTCTGCCGTAGGTGTCGAAGGACTTGACACACTCTCGACCTACAAAATGACGCTGCCCGCAGGCGCGCAGTTTGTCTCTGCGGAGCCCGCGGCAAGTAACGTCACCGGCAACGTCGTGACGTGGGAAAATCTGCCGGGAAACAACAATAGCTTTCAACCGGGCCAGCGAAGCGTCAGTATGAAGGTGCGGTTTCCCTCTACCGTGTTCAACGATCGCCAGAACATCCAAATTCTGACCGAGGGTGCAGGTACGTCCGTGTCGGGTAAGCCGATGACAGTGTCGCGCAATGACAGCTTTATGCTCGAGACCTTCGTCGAGAAGATTCAGCCCTACTTGCAGGTATCCACCTCGAGCTACAGCTACATTGATAACAGCGTAGCGAGGGGTGTGCCGTACTCGTTCAGCCTCTACCTGAACAACTACAACAGCACAACGGCTGCGGCGAACGCCTATGTTGCCGCTGACTTGCCCGCGGCCTTTATCTTCACGAGCACGTACATGAACGCTGGCGAAACGTTGCGCTGGAAGGCCGCTTCGGGCGCGACTGGAAGCTACACCGCCTCAGACTCCGAGCAGGTGACGCTGCAGACACTGGGTCTGCCGGAAGACGCGAAACTCACCCACGTCGAGATTGACTATGGTGCGCTCGAACCGGTGTCGAGCCGCTCGACCGGGTTGAACGGGGTCACAACAGACCCTGCTGTGACGAGCGTGCAACTGTGTGCAACGGCGACGCTCACCTCAGCAAGTGGCACAACGTACCCGGCTTCGGGTTGCGGCAGCTACAAGGTTGTTGATCCCTTCATCTACGCGAGTGTGTATCTGCAGGGGCCCTCGGGGTCGACCGTGTACCGGCCCGGTGACACCGTGGAGTGGAACTCGTACATTGGCAATGGTTCGCCCGGGGGTAAGGCCCTTCAGCCCGTCGTTGCCTTCGTTATTCCCAAGGGCACAAAGCTCGCCGACAACCCAGTCAAGTGGGGCAGTTCTGAGTGGGGATGCACCCCCACGGCGGGTTATGAGAACCCGACCACCTCGGTTGAAAAGAACGCCGTCGACGGTCAAGACGTGCTGACCATCACTTGGCCGGGAGCACCGGCGCTTGAGCCAAACGCCTCTCTCAACTGTGGTCTTGTTATAAGCACCGTGGTTACCACGGCTCCCGCTGGCCAAATCTCAGCGGGTTTGTACCTTGGTGATGCAGGTGGACCCATTAGCACCACTCCGTTCGCGAGCTACGTGCCGCTCGACTCCGCTGCATCCCAGTGGGACGGCATTGTGCGCGATGATCGCGGTGTGCTGCCCGGCGGTAGCGCAAACTCCATCGCCTTCCGTGGGGCCGCGACAGCTCCCACGGGTACCGGCGCTTCGTTGAGTTCCACCCTCTCGGTAAAGGGCTCGCTCGATACCGACTTTGTCACCGCGCCGATCGTCGGAAAGACCGAGGCCGGTAGCGACGTAACCTACCGCCTGCCGATCTCGAACACCGGTAACGTGGCGCTCAACGGGGTCGTGCTCTACGACATTCTGCCCTTCGTTGGTGACACCGGCGTCAGCGCGGCTGCTGCATCGATTCCGCGCGGGTCGCAGTTCGCCCCGGTGCTGCAGGGTGCCGTGACGGTTCCCGCTGGGTTCAGTGTTGAGTACTCTGAGTCAACGAACCCGTGCCGCCCCGAGGTGAACCCAACGGCGATCAACTGCGTAGACGATTGGACGGCGACCCCGAGCGACTTCGGCACCGTGCGTGCGCTGAAATTTGTGCAAGACACTGGCACCTCACTTCCCGCGGGGGAGCAGGCGACCTTTGACTGGTCCATGCAGATTGGCCAGGACGTGCCCGCCGCACAGACCGCCTTCAACTCCGTCGCCTTCTCGGCGGTGCGTGAAGACACGGGCGCCGCGTTTGTTGCCGAGCCAACACCGGTGGGTGTGACCCTCAGCGTGTCGGATCTGGCGGTTAGCATGACCGGTAAGACCGGCACTCCAGACTCTGAGATTCCGCTCCCGCTGACCGTGACCAACAACGGTCCGAGTGATTCTCCGGCAACCGTGAAGGTGACCTCGACCCCTGAGTTCCCACTCAGCATCGACGGGGCGACCACTCGCGACGCGAACGTCCCTGCGGCCGCCGCGGCGCCGGAGTGGAACTGTGAAGCTCAGGGTGATGACGTGACCTGCACCTCAACCGGTCCGCTCGCCTCGGGAAGCTCGGCAACACTGCCACTGCACCTCACTCTTGGGGCAGACGGCGAGACCGGCACGGTAAGCGCTTCTGTTACGGGCCCCGTGCCCGATCCCGCGCTCGACAACAACTCGACCGAGGCAGAGTTCATCGCGGCCGAAGAGCCGCCAATTCCGCCGACGGACCCGCCCACGACGCCTCCGACGAACCCGCCGACGAACCCGCCAACAGTGCCCCCGACCGGTGGCCCGGGCGCGTCGACGGGGCCGGGAGCGACTCCCGGAACCGGTGGGCTCTCCGTTACGGGCGGCGCACCGCTCTGGGGCAGCGTGATTGCCGGGGCCGTTCTTCTCGGTGTCGGCGCGACGCTCGTGCTGTTGCGGCGCCGTCGGAGTTCAAACGAGCCAAGCAACGCTCAGGACTGA
- the aroQ gene encoding type II 3-dehydroquinate dehydratase produces MTRQILLVNGPNLNMLGTREPEVYGSETLADVEALTARVAAEFGLSVRAVQSNHEGVLIDAIHAAREDCAAIIINPGGLTHTSVVLRDALSAAALPVAEVHISNVHAREEFRHHSYVSGIASCVIVGCGVQGYEFAVRRIAALLAG; encoded by the coding sequence ATGACCAGGCAGATCCTGTTGGTGAATGGCCCGAACCTCAACATGCTCGGAACCCGCGAGCCCGAGGTGTACGGTTCCGAAACCCTCGCTGACGTCGAAGCGCTTACCGCTCGTGTCGCCGCTGAGTTTGGCCTGTCAGTGCGTGCGGTGCAGAGCAACCACGAGGGTGTGCTTATCGACGCGATCCACGCTGCGCGTGAGGACTGCGCCGCGATCATCATCAACCCGGGTGGGCTCACACACACCTCCGTTGTGCTGCGCGATGCCCTCTCTGCCGCAGCGCTGCCCGTTGCCGAGGTGCACATCTCAAACGTGCACGCGCGCGAAGAGTTCCGCCACCACTCCTACGTTTCGGGTATCGCGAGCTGCGTCATCGTTGGCTGCGGCGTGCAGGGTTACGAGTTCGCCGTGCGCAGGATCGCCGCGCTGCTCGCAGGTTAG
- a CDS encoding DUF1295 domain-containing protein gives MTQKALAQNKEIKRSLVLIVIAIVLGVLLGFAGSHHGWTLGGSSALPGFALAVIAAFVVQWLAYIPAAIAQTDRYFDATGALTYISVTILLLVLSPGLDPRSIILGALVIVWAARLGSFLFMRNRRSGRDDRFDEIKTSKIRFLGVWTVQGLWVSLTAAAAWISITSSERAPLDWTTWVGLAIWVVGFGIEVTADLQKNRFKADPGNKGKFIQSGLWSVSRHPNYFGEILLWVGVLVIALPALQGWQWIALLSPVFVIVLLTRVSGIPLLEEKAQRKWGDDPEYQAYRASTSVLVPLPKSRRGSPSPSNTN, from the coding sequence GTGACGCAAAAAGCTTTGGCGCAGAACAAAGAAATAAAGCGCTCGTTGGTGCTCATCGTGATCGCCATTGTGCTGGGGGTGCTGCTTGGGTTTGCGGGTAGCCATCACGGCTGGACGCTCGGCGGATCCAGTGCGCTCCCCGGCTTTGCGCTCGCCGTGATCGCCGCGTTTGTGGTGCAGTGGCTCGCCTACATTCCGGCGGCAATTGCCCAGACCGACCGCTACTTCGACGCGACGGGTGCACTCACCTATATCTCGGTCACGATTTTGCTGCTGGTGCTCTCGCCGGGACTGGATCCGCGCAGCATTATTCTCGGCGCTCTTGTGATTGTGTGGGCCGCTCGCCTTGGCAGCTTCTTGTTCATGCGCAATCGACGCTCGGGGCGCGACGATCGCTTCGACGAGATCAAGACCTCGAAGATTCGGTTCTTGGGTGTCTGGACCGTGCAGGGGTTGTGGGTAAGCCTCACGGCCGCCGCCGCGTGGATCTCCATCACGTCGTCTGAACGCGCCCCGCTCGACTGGACGACCTGGGTAGGGCTCGCCATCTGGGTGGTCGGTTTCGGCATTGAGGTGACGGCTGATCTGCAAAAGAACCGCTTCAAGGCCGATCCCGGAAACAAGGGTAAATTCATCCAGTCGGGGCTGTGGTCGGTCTCACGGCACCCCAATTACTTTGGTGAGATCTTGCTGTGGGTTGGAGTGCTCGTCATCGCGCTGCCAGCGCTGCAGGGTTGGCAGTGGATCGCACTGCTGTCGCCCGTGTTTGTGATCGTGCTGCTGACCAGGGTGAGCGGGATCCCGCTGCTCGAAGAGAAGGCGCAGCGAAAGTGGGGCGACGATCCCGAATACCAGGCCTATCGAGCCAGTACGTCGGTTCTTGTGCCTCTGCCGAAGTCGCGGCGAGGATCGCCGAGCCCCTCGAACACGAACTAA
- a CDS encoding AMP-dependent synthetase/ligase, with protein MTSHPESSSQTLTRHASAPQSVDIEVISNVTDLLVQRGNDAPNHIAFERREREAPLDEPWTQVTTREFMNEVMALAKGIIASGIDAGDTVVIMAPTQYLWAVADQAALFAGAVVVPVYDTATVQQLSVIVADAQPKLAFVGAETHRERLTRAMTAAGLEQDPSAPNQVWVMDDRSEHSLQGLIERGTDISDLELQGRREHATLDDVATIVYTSGTTGDPKGAVITHRNLVGQVMNTAAAYSEVVKETGNTILFLPLTHVLGRALQLICIANGMRIAHLSDPKEVVQALAILKPTFLVVVPRVLEKIEGAAAAAAREKRVQPLWRAAHRAAVAWGEFLEAADRDHTLRPPLSLRLRRAAFDRIFYQRLRAVMGGRIEYLLSGAATLRPELARFFRGIGVPVIEGYGLTETTAPLTGGRPGSLVAGSVGPPLPGNSVRIAENGEVLAQGVGVFAGYRNPAHNADAFVDGYFRTGDLGWLSTDGSLTLVGRLKHVIVTSTGRTISPEHWEQAVETHPLVAHAVLVGTDRPFLTGLLVVDAEAVTEWFRDRGDAPPAALQQAGITICRDGRLTEQLSAAVDAANAGSQPSERVSTWAAIFVGENQLAEFVTPTMKLKRQALLQQTGEVIEELYASQGHRG; from the coding sequence GTGACGAGCCACCCAGAATCCAGCAGCCAGACTCTTACGAGGCACGCCTCTGCCCCGCAGAGCGTTGACATTGAAGTCATCTCAAATGTCACCGATTTGCTGGTGCAGCGAGGCAACGATGCCCCGAATCACATCGCATTTGAACGACGCGAGCGAGAGGCGCCGCTCGACGAGCCGTGGACGCAGGTCACCACCCGGGAGTTCATGAACGAGGTGATGGCCCTTGCTAAGGGCATCATCGCCAGCGGTATAGATGCCGGTGACACCGTCGTAATTATGGCTCCTACGCAGTACCTGTGGGCCGTCGCCGACCAGGCCGCTCTGTTCGCCGGGGCTGTTGTTGTGCCGGTGTACGACACCGCTACCGTCCAACAGCTCAGTGTGATCGTTGCAGACGCACAGCCGAAACTGGCTTTTGTTGGGGCGGAGACTCACCGCGAGCGACTCACTCGGGCGATGACAGCGGCTGGGTTGGAACAAGATCCGTCTGCCCCCAACCAGGTGTGGGTCATGGATGACCGATCCGAACACTCGTTGCAGGGGCTGATCGAACGAGGGACCGACATCTCAGACCTCGAGCTGCAGGGCAGACGAGAGCACGCAACCCTCGACGATGTCGCAACCATCGTTTACACCTCGGGCACGACGGGAGACCCAAAGGGTGCCGTCATTACCCACCGCAACCTGGTGGGGCAGGTGATGAACACCGCTGCCGCCTACTCAGAGGTCGTCAAAGAGACCGGAAACACGATCCTCTTTTTGCCGCTCACTCACGTGCTGGGGCGAGCGCTTCAGCTCATCTGCATTGCGAACGGCATGCGGATCGCGCACCTTTCAGACCCCAAAGAGGTGGTGCAGGCGCTCGCGATCCTGAAGCCAACCTTTCTTGTTGTTGTGCCGAGGGTGCTCGAGAAGATCGAGGGGGCAGCGGCTGCCGCGGCCCGTGAGAAGCGAGTGCAGCCGCTGTGGCGGGCCGCGCATCGCGCCGCCGTCGCCTGGGGTGAGTTTCTCGAGGCGGCGGATCGGGATCACACGCTTCGGCCCCCGCTGTCGCTGCGTCTGCGTCGAGCAGCATTTGACCGCATCTTCTATCAGCGTCTTCGTGCGGTAATGGGTGGCCGCATCGAATACCTGCTCTCGGGAGCCGCGACCCTTCGCCCGGAACTCGCGCGGTTTTTCCGCGGCATTGGGGTGCCCGTGATCGAGGGATACGGCCTCACCGAAACCACCGCGCCACTCACGGGAGGGCGCCCGGGGTCTCTCGTTGCCGGATCTGTTGGCCCGCCGCTGCCGGGCAACTCGGTCAGGATCGCCGAGAACGGTGAGGTGCTCGCGCAGGGAGTGGGTGTGTTCGCCGGATACCGCAACCCCGCGCACAACGCTGACGCTTTTGTCGACGGTTACTTCCGCACCGGCGACCTCGGGTGGTTGAGCACCGACGGTTCGCTCACGCTGGTCGGTCGTTTGAAGCACGTGATCGTCACCTCCACCGGGCGAACCATCTCACCCGAGCACTGGGAGCAGGCGGTCGAAACACATCCGCTCGTGGCTCACGCCGTTCTTGTTGGCACTGATCGCCCGTTTCTCACCGGGCTGCTTGTTGTTGATGCGGAGGCGGTGACCGAGTGGTTTAGGGATCGCGGAGACGCCCCGCCCGCTGCCCTGCAACAGGCGGGGATAACGATCTGCCGGGACGGGCGCCTCACCGAGCAGCTCTCGGCCGCGGTTGACGCGGCCAACGCGGGCAGCCAGCCCTCGGAGCGGGTGAGCACGTGGGCCGCGATCTTTGTGGGGGAGAATCAACTCGCCGAGTTTGTCACCCCCACAATGAAGCTGAAACGGCAGGCGCTGCTGCAGCAAACAGGCGAAGTGATCGAAGAGTTGTATGCCTCACAGGGACACCGGGGATGA
- a CDS encoding CPBP family intramembrane glutamic endopeptidase yields MGESGVRARVSEVRPLQFASALIVCLAAPAWFVLHLIWLGIALAAAGLLLAWLSVRRGTPRESQHEHHMAEGKRPPSLLRDLSLIVVGLAIVRLIPLAAHLDNWSMVKFTLALGGAVIVPYLISRYIYRDRATGFPWRAGGKWGRLHWSWLLAVLVLGWLILPSYFIGSGVYQNWPEVTSPDLIARLFVGVGAVGIWDELFFICTVFALLLRHFPVWLANALQAVVFVSFLWELGYRAWGPLLTIPFALVQGYIFLRTRSLGYVVTVHLLFDAVVFAVLVHAHNPDLFNIFPLLP; encoded by the coding sequence ATGGGTGAATCGGGGGTTCGGGCTCGAGTGAGCGAAGTGCGCCCGCTGCAGTTCGCCTCGGCACTCATCGTGTGTCTGGCCGCGCCCGCGTGGTTTGTGCTGCACTTGATCTGGCTCGGGATTGCGCTCGCCGCAGCCGGGCTGCTGCTTGCCTGGCTCTCAGTGCGTCGGGGCACGCCGCGCGAGTCTCAACACGAGCACCACATGGCAGAGGGAAAGCGGCCGCCCTCGCTGCTGCGGGACCTCTCGCTGATTGTGGTGGGGCTCGCCATCGTGCGACTCATTCCGCTCGCGGCGCACCTCGACAACTGGTCAATGGTGAAGTTCACGCTTGCGCTGGGCGGGGCTGTTATTGTGCCCTACCTGATCTCTCGATACATCTACAGGGATCGCGCGACGGGTTTTCCGTGGCGTGCCGGCGGGAAGTGGGGTCGGCTGCACTGGAGCTGGCTGCTGGCCGTGCTGGTTCTGGGGTGGCTGATTCTGCCCAGTTACTTTATTGGCTCGGGGGTCTATCAAAACTGGCCGGAGGTCACGAGCCCTGACCTTATTGCCCGGCTCTTTGTGGGAGTTGGTGCGGTCGGGATCTGGGACGAACTCTTTTTCATTTGCACGGTGTTTGCCCTGCTGCTGCGCCATTTTCCGGTGTGGCTCGCAAACGCGCTGCAGGCGGTCGTATTTGTGTCGTTTTTGTGGGAGCTCGGATACCGCGCGTGGGGTCCGCTGCTCACGATCCCATTCGCGCTCGTGCAGGGATACATTTTTCTGCGAACCCGCTCGCTCGGCTACGTCGTGACCGTGCACCTGCTCTTTGACGCCGTCGTGTTTGCGGTGCTTGTCCACGCCCACAACCCGGACCTGTTCAACATATTTCCGCTGCTCCCATAA